Proteins from a single region of Mumia flava:
- a CDS encoding cyclic nucleotide-binding domain-containing protein, with protein sequence MLVTVERVAHLRHVDLFAATPDRVLAGLATALDEVEFAAGEVLIREGAVEDWLFVVVTGDVEVVRSDRQVRLGPGSVVGELEVLDPQARSATVTALGSVLAFRLSRAAFTEAVRARPEVALGVITELVRRIREIHAPPAR encoded by the coding sequence ATGCTGGTCACCGTCGAGCGGGTGGCTCACCTCAGGCACGTCGACCTCTTCGCGGCCACTCCGGACCGTGTCCTGGCCGGGCTCGCGACTGCCCTCGACGAGGTGGAGTTCGCGGCCGGCGAGGTCCTGATCCGCGAGGGCGCCGTCGAGGACTGGCTCTTCGTGGTCGTGACCGGCGACGTCGAGGTCGTGCGCAGCGACCGGCAGGTGCGGCTGGGTCCGGGCTCGGTCGTCGGCGAGCTGGAGGTCCTCGATCCCCAGGCACGGTCCGCGACGGTCACGGCGCTCGGCTCGGTGCTCGCGTTCCGCCTGAGCAGGGCGGCGTTCACCGAAGCCGTCCGCGCCCGCCCCGAGGTCGCGCTCGGCGTCATCACGGAGCTCGTCCGCCGGATCCGCGAGATCCACGCCCCGCCTGCGAGATGA
- a CDS encoding zinc-binding dehydrogenase, with amino-acid sequence MRTMTAQVLTAHGGPDVLQWHDDWPRPTAGHGQVLVRVRSAALNNTDLWTREGAYGLPGDPDARAGWRGPIAFPRIQGGDIAGEITEVGDGVDGARVGQRVLVDPALYRDETPAAPPVGLLGSEADGGFAQYVVVRADQAHDVTGSPLTDAELATLPVAYGTAMGMLERGGVADGETVVVTGASGGVGLALVQLASARGARVIAVSSAAKAEGVRAAGAAEVVDRGRDVAEQVRMLAPDGIDAVADVAGGPLVAELTPLVRDDGRWVIAGAVAGAVVEYDLRRLYLHNLSLVGSSMHTREHFATLLDAARHGEVRPVVAARFRLEELAEAQATFQRHEHIGKIVLTVA; translated from the coding sequence ATGCGGACCATGACGGCACAGGTGCTCACCGCCCACGGCGGACCGGACGTGCTCCAGTGGCACGACGACTGGCCGAGGCCGACGGCGGGCCACGGCCAGGTGCTCGTACGGGTGCGTTCGGCCGCGCTCAACAACACCGACCTGTGGACGCGCGAGGGCGCGTACGGGCTCCCGGGCGACCCGGACGCCCGAGCGGGCTGGCGCGGCCCGATCGCGTTCCCCCGGATCCAGGGCGGTGACATCGCCGGCGAGATCACCGAGGTGGGGGACGGCGTCGACGGGGCGCGGGTCGGGCAGCGGGTCCTCGTCGACCCGGCGCTGTACCGCGACGAGACCCCGGCCGCTCCCCCGGTCGGGCTGCTCGGCAGCGAGGCCGACGGCGGGTTCGCACAGTACGTGGTGGTGCGGGCCGACCAGGCTCACGACGTCACCGGGTCGCCGCTCACCGACGCGGAGCTGGCGACGCTCCCGGTCGCGTACGGGACGGCGATGGGGATGCTCGAACGTGGAGGCGTCGCCGACGGCGAGACCGTCGTCGTCACCGGAGCGTCCGGCGGGGTCGGCCTCGCGCTCGTGCAGCTCGCCTCGGCCCGCGGCGCCCGGGTGATCGCCGTCAGCAGCGCAGCGAAGGCCGAGGGGGTCCGGGCGGCCGGAGCCGCCGAGGTCGTCGACCGCGGCCGCGACGTCGCCGAGCAGGTCCGCATGCTGGCGCCGGACGGGATCGACGCGGTCGCCGACGTGGCCGGCGGGCCGCTGGTCGCCGAGCTCACCCCGCTGGTCCGCGACGACGGGCGGTGGGTCATCGCCGGGGCCGTGGCCGGCGCGGTCGTCGAGTACGACCTGCGCCGGCTGTACCTCCACAACCTCAGCCTGGTCGGGTCGTCGATGCACACGCGCGAGCACTTCGCCACGCTGCTCGACGCCGCCCGCCACGGTGAGGTCAGGCCGGTCGTCGCGGCGCGCTTCCGGCTGGAGGAGCTCGCGGAGGCGCAGGCGACGTTCCAGCGCCACGAGCACATCGGCAAGATCGTCCTGACGGTCGCCTGA
- a CDS encoding DUF305 domain-containing protein, with protein MLKKLTVLAAMLVATSMVAACSEDGASGQTRTASNGDTYNDADVTFASDMIPHHAQALAMVDLTLEHDLDPEVQQLADDIREAQWPEIEEMTDWLEDWGEPVPDTVRDHGHAHGESGSGEGEPMPGMMSADQMAELEGADGDRFQQLWLEMMIEHHEGAVAMARAEISDGAFDDAVELAESVASSQTEEIAVMEDLLGS; from the coding sequence AAGCTCACCGTGCTCGCCGCGATGCTCGTCGCCACCTCGATGGTGGCGGCGTGCTCGGAGGACGGCGCGTCCGGCCAGACCCGGACAGCCAGCAACGGCGACACCTACAACGACGCCGACGTGACGTTCGCGTCGGACATGATCCCCCACCACGCCCAGGCGCTGGCGATGGTGGACCTCACCCTCGAGCACGACCTCGACCCCGAGGTCCAGCAGCTCGCCGACGACATCCGTGAGGCCCAGTGGCCCGAGATCGAGGAGATGACCGACTGGCTCGAGGACTGGGGCGAGCCCGTTCCCGACACCGTGCGCGACCACGGTCACGCCCACGGCGAGTCCGGATCCGGCGAGGGCGAACCGATGCCCGGGATGATGTCCGCCGACCAGATGGCCGAGCTGGAGGGCGCCGACGGTGACCGTTTCCAGCAGCTGTGGCTGGAGATGATGATCGAGCACCACGAGGGTGCGGTCGCGATGGCCCGCGCCGAGATCTCGGACGGCGCCTTCGACGACGCCGTCGAGCTGGCCGAGTCGGTCGCGTCGTCCCAGACCGAGGAGATCGCCGTGATGGAGGACCTGCTCGGCTCGTGA